In Gemmobacter sp., the sequence GCTGGTGGGCGTGGCCGCCGCCCCGCTGGGCCTGTTCCTGGTGCTGCGCGGCACGGCGATGCTGACTGATGCGGTATCGCATTCCATCGTGCTGGGGATCGTGCTGGTCTGGCTGTTGACCGGGGCGACCACCGGGCCGGTGCAGATGCTGGGCGCCGCGCTGGCCGGGGTGGCCACCGTGGCGGTGACGGGCGCCTTGCAGCGGTCGGGGCTGGTGCGGTCGGATGCGGCCATCGGGCTGGCCTTTCCGGCGCTGTTCGCGGCCGGGGTGCTGCTGATCAACCTCAATGCCCGCGATGTGCATCTGGACGTGGACAGCGTGCTGTTGGGCGAGATCGGCTTTGTCTGGCTGCATGCGGTGCCGGTGCTGGGGGCGGAGGTGCCGGTGGCGGTGCTGACGCTGGCGGTGGTGGCGGTGGTCAACCTGATCTTCGTCGCGGCGTTCTGGAAGGAACTGACGCTGGGCAGCTTTGACCCGGCGCTGGCGGCGGCGCTGGGGCTGGCGCCGGGGCTGTTGCATTACGGGCTGCTGGTGCTGACATCCGTTACGGCGGTGGCGAGTTTCGATGCGGTGGGGGCGATCCTGTTCATCGCCTTTGCCGTGGTG encodes:
- a CDS encoding metal ABC transporter permease; protein product: MLAEAYVAILLTGALVGVAAAPLGLFLVLRGTAMLTDAVSHSIVLGIVLVWLLTGATTGPVQMLGAALAGVATVAVTGALQRSGLVRSDAAIGLAFPALFAAGVLLINLNARDVHLDVDSVLLGEIGFVWLHAVPVLGAEVPVAVLTLAVVAVVNLIFVAAFWKELTLGSFDPALAAALGLAPGLLHYGLLVLTSVTAVASFDAVGAILFIAFAVVPSATALFLTDRPARALGIAIAVAVLAAALGQWLAFRLDVSIGGMMAVTAGGLFALALVLAPRRGVLARLARRRAEAADQQARTLVAHLYTHEDGPEAATECTEAALSGHLRWSAERAAQVILHGLDRGLVERQGAGLVLTAKGRAVARAIFDPLGRG